In one window of Brenneria goodwinii DNA:
- the plsY gene encoding glycerol-3-phosphate 1-O-acyltransferase PlsY codes for MSATALGMILIAYLCGSISSAILVCRIAGLPDPREHGSGNPGATNVLRIGGKSVAAAVLIFDVLKGMLPVWAAYALGVPPLYLGLTAIAACLGHIYPVFFHFQGGKGVATAFGAIAPIGWDLTGLMTGTWLLTVLLSGYSSLGAIISALIAPFYVWWFKPQFTFPVAMLSCLILVRHHDNIQRLWRGQESKIWNKLRKKKSSAD; via the coding sequence ATGAGTGCTACCGCGCTTGGTATGATATTAATCGCGTATCTGTGTGGCTCCATTTCCAGCGCGATTCTGGTTTGTCGGATCGCCGGGCTGCCGGACCCTCGCGAGCATGGCTCTGGGAATCCCGGCGCCACCAACGTATTACGTATCGGCGGGAAATCCGTCGCTGCCGCCGTACTGATCTTCGACGTATTAAAAGGCATGCTGCCCGTCTGGGCGGCGTATGCGTTGGGCGTTCCCCCGCTATACCTAGGTCTGACCGCTATCGCCGCCTGTCTTGGCCATATCTATCCGGTGTTTTTTCATTTCCAGGGCGGCAAAGGCGTCGCCACGGCGTTCGGCGCCATCGCGCCAATCGGCTGGGATCTCACCGGCCTGATGACGGGAACCTGGTTGCTTACCGTGCTGCTGAGCGGCTACTCGTCTCTGGGGGCGATTATCAGCGCGCTGATTGCGCCGTTCTATGTCTGGTGGTTCAAGCCGCAGTTCACGTTCCCTGTCGCCATGCTCTCCTGTCTGATATTGGTGCGTCACCACGACAATATCCAGCGTTTATGGCGCGGGCAGGAAAGCAAAATCTGGAACAAACTGCGTAAGAAAAAAAGTTCGGCCGACTAA
- the folB gene encoding bifunctional dihydroneopterin aldolase/7,8-dihydroneopterin epimerase, producing MDIVFIEELTVITTIGVYDWEQTIQQKLVFDIEMGWDNRQAAGSDDVNDCLSYADVSEAVIALVAGQRFALVERVAEEVATMLMRRFSIPWLRIKVCKPGAVAQARQVGVIIERGTR from the coding sequence ATGGATATCGTATTTATTGAGGAACTTACCGTAATTACCACCATTGGTGTTTACGACTGGGAACAGACCATCCAGCAGAAGCTGGTGTTTGATATCGAAATGGGTTGGGATAACCGTCAGGCGGCGGGAAGCGATGACGTTAACGACTGCCTGAGCTACGCCGACGTCAGCGAGGCGGTGATTGCGCTGGTGGCGGGACAGCGCTTTGCGCTGGTTGAACGCGTCGCGGAAGAGGTGGCGACAATGCTTATGCGGCGTTTCTCCATCCCCTGGTTACGCATTAAGGTTTGCAAGCCGGGCGCGGTGGCGCAGGCGCGGCAGGTCGGCGTAATTATTGAGCGCGGGACGCGATAA
- the bacA gene encoding undecaprenyl-diphosphate phosphatase, producing the protein MADLHSLFIAFILGVVEGLTEFLPVSSTGHMIIVGHWLGFADDKAKTFEVIIQLGSILAVVVMFWRRLFGLIGIHFGQVPHEGHTAGRLKLSHILLAMIPAVVLGLIFHDVIKSLFEPRNVMYALVVGGFLLLAAEWLKPRHPRAVGLDDITHRQAFMIGCFQCLALWPGFSRSGATISGGMLVGVSRYAASEFSFILAVPMMLGATVLDLYKSWHFLSLADVPMFAVGFITAFIVALIAIKTFLQVIKRISFVPFAIYRFIVAAAVYMVFL; encoded by the coding sequence ATGGCAGATCTGCATTCGTTGTTCATTGCATTTATTCTTGGTGTGGTTGAGGGACTTACTGAGTTTTTACCCGTATCCTCCACCGGTCATATGATTATTGTCGGTCATTGGTTGGGGTTTGCGGATGACAAGGCAAAAACGTTTGAGGTGATCATTCAACTCGGTTCAATTCTGGCGGTCGTCGTGATGTTCTGGCGCCGCCTGTTTGGTCTTATTGGTATCCATTTCGGTCAGGTTCCGCATGAAGGTCATACCGCCGGGCGTTTAAAGCTGAGTCATATCCTGCTGGCGATGATTCCGGCTGTGGTGCTCGGCCTGATTTTTCACGATGTGATCAAATCGCTGTTTGAACCCCGAAATGTCATGTACGCGCTAGTGGTCGGCGGTTTCCTGCTACTGGCGGCGGAATGGTTGAAACCCCGGCATCCGCGGGCGGTTGGGTTGGATGATATTACTCATCGCCAGGCGTTTATGATCGGCTGCTTCCAGTGTTTAGCGCTCTGGCCGGGTTTTTCTCGCTCCGGCGCCACGATTTCCGGCGGGATGCTGGTGGGCGTCAGCCGTTATGCCGCATCGGAGTTCTCTTTCATTCTGGCGGTTCCCATGATGTTGGGCGCGACGGTGCTGGATCTTTATAAGAGCTGGCATTTTCTGTCGCTGGCCGATGTGCCGATGTTCGCCGTGGGCTTTATTACGGCCTTTATCGTGGCGCTGATTGCGATTAAAACCTTTTTGCAGGTTATCAAACGCATCTCTTTCGTTCCTTTCGCGATTTATCGCTTTATCGTCGCGGCGGCGGTGTACATGGTGTTTCTGTAA